From Portunus trituberculatus isolate SZX2019 chromosome 50, ASM1759143v1, whole genome shotgun sequence, the proteins below share one genomic window:
- the LOC123499968 gene encoding uncharacterized protein LOC123499968, whose product MLDADPPIDEIAPFIHDVKEAVTKFRVEKQLAPVTSVRSCSKWGSETMIRGLHAVLTALWHSGTIPPDWKNGLVIPIWKGKGDRQDCSNCRGITLLSEPGKVLAHFLLMHICSHLLKHQRPEKSGFTPGKLTTDQRS is encoded by the coding sequence atgctggatgctgatccacccattgaTGAAATTGCACCCTTCATTcatgatgtcaaagaggctgtgACAAAGTTTAGGGTGGAAAAGCAACTCGCACCTGTAACATCAGTGCGGAGCTGCTCAAAGTGGGGGAGTGAGACCATGATCCgtgggttgcatgctgtcttgactgctTTATGGCATTCAGGTACTATTCCCCCTGACTGGAAAAATGGGTTGGTCATTCCTAtctggaagggaaaaggggaccGTCAGGACTGCAGCAACTGCCGcggtataacactgctcagcgaaccaggcaaggtgcttgcccatttCCTATTGATGCATATCTGCAGTCACTTGCTaaaacaccagagacctgaaaAGTCTGGATTCACACCTGGTAAGTTAACAACTGACCAGAGATCCTAG